AAAGTCATGGCGGATGACTCGCGGATCGAACCCCGCGACTGGATGCCCCCGGCGTACCGCAAGACCCTGCTGCGCCAGATCTCGCAGCACGCGCACTCGGAGATCATCGGCATGCAGCCGGAAGCCAACTGGATCTCCCGCGCCCCCAGCCTCAAGCGCAAGGCCATCCTGATGGCCAAGGTCCAGGACGAGGCCGGCCACGGCCTGTACCTGTACTCCGCCGCCGAAACCCTCGGCCAGCCGCGCGACCAGATGAACCAGGACCTGATGGACGGCAAGGCCAAGTACTCCTCCATCTTCAACTACCCCGCCCGCACCTGGGCGGACATGGGTGCCATCGGCTGGATGGTCGACGGCGCCGCTATCGCCAACCAGGTGCCGCTGTGCCGCGCCTCCTTCGGCCCGTACGGCCGTGCCATGGTCCGGGTCTGCAAGGAAGAGTCCTTCCACCAGCGCCAGGGCTTCGAGATCCTCCTGGAACTCTCCCACGGCACGCCCGAGCAGAAGCAGATGGCCCAGGACGCTGTGAACCGCTGGTACGCCCCTGCCCTGATGATGTTCGGCCCGCCGGATGACGATTCGCCCAACTCCAAGCAGTCCATGGCCTGGAACATCAAGCGCTTCAGCAACGACGAACTGCGCAACCGCTTCGTCGGCATGATGATGGAGCAGGTCAAGGTCCTGGAGCTCACCCTCCCGGACAAGGACATCCGCTTCAACGAAGAAACCAAAAAATGGGAGCACGGCCCGCTGGACTGGGATGAATTCCACGAGGTCCTCGCCGGCCGCGGCCCCTGCAACGCCCAGCGCCTGGAACGGCGCCGCGAAGCACACAACAACGGCACCTGGGTCCGCGAAGCCGCCGCCGCCTACGCGGAAAAGCAGAGCCGGAAGCAAGCAGAAAAGGAATCCGCAGCATGACCACCCCCGAACCGCACGCAGGAAACGTCTGGCCCATCTGGGAAGTCTTCGTCCGCTCCAGCCGCGGCCTTTCCCACGTCCACGCCGGCTCCCTGCACGCCCCGGACGCCGCCATGGCCCTGCGCAACGCCCGTGACCTCTACACCCGCCGCAACGAAGGCGTGTCCATCTGGGTTGTCCCGGCGGACGCCATCGCCTCCAGCGATCCGGACGCCAAGGGCTCGTTCTTCGAGTCGCCCCAGGGCAAGGACTACCGGCACGCGACGTACTACACCAAGAGCGAGGGCGTGAAGCACCTGTGAGCACCACACCTGAAACGGCCGGCCACGGGGACATCTCCGTCGGGGTCAAGGGAGCCAGCGGCAGCGGCGAGGCCACTGCCAGCGCCACCCGCATCACCCCCGGCAACGCCCTCCGCCCCGAGGACATCGCCCTCGCCGTCAGCCGCGGCACCGCGAAGCCGAGCGAGGACGTCGCCGAGTTCGCCCTGCGCCTGGGCGACGACGCCCTGATCCTCGCGCAGCGGCTCGGCCACTGGATCTCCCGCGCCCCGGAGCTCGAGGAGGACATCGCCCTCGGCAACATCGCCCTGGACCAGCTGGGCCATGCCCGGTCCTTCCTCAGCTACGCCGGCGGCCTTGACGGCCGCAGCGAGGACGACCTCGCGTACTTCCGCCGCGAGCCTGAGTTCCGGTCCGTCGAGATTTTCGAGATCCCGAATGGCGACTTCGCCGTCACCATCGCCCGCCAGTTCGTCGTCAGCTACTACCAGTTCGAGCTCTACCGCCGACTGACGCAGTCCACCGACGCCACCCTGGCCGGCATCGCCGCCAAGGCCGTCAAGGAAGTGGACTACCACCGCGACCACAGCGCCCAGTGGGTGCTGCGCCTGGCCCAGGGCACGGACGAGTCCCGCGAGAAGATGATCCACGGCTTCAAGGTCATCTGGCCCTACGTCGACGAGCTCTTCCGCGACGACGAGCTCACCGCCCGCCTCAGCGAGTCCGGTGCCGCCGTCGAGCCCTCCAGCCTGCGCGCCGACTTCGACCGCCTCACCGGCGAGGTCCTCGCCGCAGCCGAACTCGACGTTCCCAAGGTCCAGCCCGCCCCCGGCGGCGGACGCAAGGGGCTGCACTCCGAACACCTCGGCTACCTCCTCGCCGAAATGCAGGTGCTCGCCCGCGAGTACCCCGGAGCAAGCTGGTAACCATGCCTGAGATGGACACCAAGACGGCCGAGCAGAAGGCCTGGGACATCGCGGCCACGGTCTGCGATCCGGAAATCCCCGTCCTCACGGTTGCGGACCTGGGGATTCTCCGGAACGTCCAGTTGTTCGACGACGGCGGGCAGGTTCCCGCCGTCCAGGTCACCATCACGCCGACCTACTCCGGCTGCCCCGCGATGGACGCTATCCGGGACGACCTGACGGCGGCGTTCCACACTGCCGGATACCCGCACGTCCGCGTCGAACTGGTCCTCTCCCCGGCGTGGACCACCGACTGGATGACCGAGTCCGGCAAGGCCAAGCTGCAGGAATACGGCATCGCCCCGCCGTCGGGCCACACTGCTGTTGATGGGAAACCAGTCCGGCATGCCGGGCCGGTCCGCTTGTCTCTCGCGGTCAAATGCCCGCAGTGTTCATCGCTGAACACCAAGGAACTCACCCGCTTCGGTTCCACCTCCTGCAAGGCGCTGTACGTCTGCCAGGACTGCAAGGAACCGTTCGACTACTTCAAAGTTTTGTAAGGAAGCACTCATGCCTGTTGTCCGCCAGACCGCCGCTGAAACGGCTGCAGCCACCGGCCGCCGTCGCGCGTCCTTCCACCCGCTGACGGTGGATGAGGTCCGCCGGCTCACCGATGACGCGATCGAGGTGACCTTCGGGGTCCCCGCTGAGCTCGCAGGCCAGTTCGACTACCTCCCGGGCCAGTACGTCGCCCTGCGCACCACCCTCCGGGATGAGTCCGGCGAGCCGAAGGAAATCCGGCGCAGCTACTCGATCTGCGCCGAACCGCGGAGCTTCGCGGACGGCAGCAGCGAAATCCGGGTCGCCATCAAGAAGGACCTGGGCGGGCTGTTCTCCACCTGGGCGAACGCCGAGCTCAAGGCCGGCGACGTCCTGGACGTGATGAGCCCGATGGGCGCGTTCGTGTCCAAGCACGGCCGTGACGGCAAAGAGCAGAACCTGATGACCTCGATGAACCATCCGCAGGATATGGAAACTGCGCTCGCGGGGGAGCCCGGCTCCTTCGTCGCGATCGCCGCCGGTTCCGGCATCACCCCGGTCATCGCGATTGCCCGGACGCTGCTCGCGGCGCACCCGGAAACCCGCTTCGACCTGGTCTACGCCAACAAGGCCGCCATGGACGTGATGTTCCTCGAGGAACTTGCCGACCTCAAGGACAAGTACCCCGCCCGGCTCGCCCTGCACCACGTGCTCTCACGCGAACAGCGCATCGCCCCGCTGCTCAGCGGCCGGATCGACGCCGAGAAGCTGCAGGCCCTGCTGGGAACCGCCATCCACGCCGACGACGTCGACGAGTGGTTCCTGTGCGGCCCGTTCGAGCTCGTCCAGCTGTGCCGGGACACCCTGGCCGAGCGCGGCGTCAACCCGGACCACACCCGCTTCGAACTGTTCACCACCGGCAAGCCGGACCGCCCCGAGGGCAACGCCGGCCGCCCCGTGATTGTGGACGAGTCCCAGGCCACGTACAAGATCACGTTCAAGCTGGACGGACTCCAGGGCGAGGTGGCCAGCCCCACGCACGCCCGCGAATCGATCCTCAACGCGGCCCTGCGGGTCCGCCCGGACGTGCCGTTCGCGTGTGCCGGCGGCGTCTGCGGAACCTGCCGCGCCAAAGTGGTCACCGGTGCCGTCACCATGGACGAGAACTACGCGCTGGAGCAGGACGAACTGGACAAGGGCTACGTGCTCACCTGCCAGTCCCACCCCACCACGCCGGAAGTCACCGTCGACTTCGACGTCTAGCAGCCCAGCCCGCTTCCCGCCCCGACCCAGGAGCCCCATGATTTCCCTCTCCATCGCCGACGGCGTCGCCGAGATCGTCCTTGACGCCCCCCACAAGCTCAACTCGCTGGACGAGCAGGCCCTCCGGGATCTGTCACGGGCGTACGACGACGCCGCTGCCGCCGCCTCGCGCGGCGAGGTCCGGGCGCTGCTGCTGCGGGGAGAGGGCCGCGCCTTCTGCGCG
This DNA window, taken from Pseudarthrobacter sp. ATCC 49987, encodes the following:
- the paaA gene encoding 1,2-phenylacetyl-CoA epoxidase subunit PaaA, coding for MASQTLQSVPGEPTAARHEQSLEDVARRDAEGQAYFDKVMADDSRIEPRDWMPPAYRKTLLRQISQHAHSEIIGMQPEANWISRAPSLKRKAILMAKVQDEAGHGLYLYSAAETLGQPRDQMNQDLMDGKAKYSSIFNYPARTWADMGAIGWMVDGAAIANQVPLCRASFGPYGRAMVRVCKEESFHQRQGFEILLELSHGTPEQKQMAQDAVNRWYAPALMMFGPPDDDSPNSKQSMAWNIKRFSNDELRNRFVGMMMEQVKVLELTLPDKDIRFNEETKKWEHGPLDWDEFHEVLAGRGPCNAQRLERRREAHNNGTWVREAAAAYAEKQSRKQAEKESAA
- the paaB gene encoding 1,2-phenylacetyl-CoA epoxidase subunit PaaB, whose protein sequence is MTTPEPHAGNVWPIWEVFVRSSRGLSHVHAGSLHAPDAAMALRNARDLYTRRNEGVSIWVVPADAIASSDPDAKGSFFESPQGKDYRHATYYTKSEGVKHL
- the paaC gene encoding 1,2-phenylacetyl-CoA epoxidase subunit PaaC → MSTTPETAGHGDISVGVKGASGSGEATASATRITPGNALRPEDIALAVSRGTAKPSEDVAEFALRLGDDALILAQRLGHWISRAPELEEDIALGNIALDQLGHARSFLSYAGGLDGRSEDDLAYFRREPEFRSVEIFEIPNGDFAVTIARQFVVSYYQFELYRRLTQSTDATLAGIAAKAVKEVDYHRDHSAQWVLRLAQGTDESREKMIHGFKVIWPYVDELFRDDELTARLSESGAAVEPSSLRADFDRLTGEVLAAAELDVPKVQPAPGGGRKGLHSEHLGYLLAEMQVLAREYPGASW
- the paaD gene encoding 1,2-phenylacetyl-CoA epoxidase subunit PaaD; translation: MPEMDTKTAEQKAWDIAATVCDPEIPVLTVADLGILRNVQLFDDGGQVPAVQVTITPTYSGCPAMDAIRDDLTAAFHTAGYPHVRVELVLSPAWTTDWMTESGKAKLQEYGIAPPSGHTAVDGKPVRHAGPVRLSLAVKCPQCSSLNTKELTRFGSTSCKALYVCQDCKEPFDYFKVL
- the paaE gene encoding 1,2-phenylacetyl-CoA epoxidase subunit PaaE, producing the protein MPVVRQTAAETAAATGRRRASFHPLTVDEVRRLTDDAIEVTFGVPAELAGQFDYLPGQYVALRTTLRDESGEPKEIRRSYSICAEPRSFADGSSEIRVAIKKDLGGLFSTWANAELKAGDVLDVMSPMGAFVSKHGRDGKEQNLMTSMNHPQDMETALAGEPGSFVAIAAGSGITPVIAIARTLLAAHPETRFDLVYANKAAMDVMFLEELADLKDKYPARLALHHVLSREQRIAPLLSGRIDAEKLQALLGTAIHADDVDEWFLCGPFELVQLCRDTLAERGVNPDHTRFELFTTGKPDRPEGNAGRPVIVDESQATYKITFKLDGLQGEVASPTHARESILNAALRVRPDVPFACAGGVCGTCRAKVVTGAVTMDENYALEQDELDKGYVLTCQSHPTTPEVTVDFDV